Below is a window of Bradyrhizobium sp. CB82 DNA.
CAGCGCTGCGCACAATGACGGCGCTCTTCCGACAACTTTGTCGATCTCAGCTTGGTTGCGCTCGATGAAGGCAACGAGCTCGTCGCGGGACATCTCGGATAGCGCGTTCTGTTGAGAAGCCGGATCCTTCCGAGTGGGCACGATGTGCCCTGCCCGGTCCAGGACGTTGATCGATAGATCTGCCCGCACGCGCGCTCACGCCTTCATCCTGTAAGACCGACCGCGAGCGACCCGAGGCTAACCACAGCGTCCTGGCGACGACACCTAATCGGCCAGGCGATGCGTCGCCGTCGCGAGACGGTCGAGCATCCGTTCCGCACGCTGAAGATGCGCATGGGCGCGACGCACTTCCTGACGAAGCGCTTGCCGAAGGTCGCCACTGAGATGGCGCTGCACGTGCTCGCCTACAATCTCACGCGCGTGATGAACATCATGGGTGCTGGTGCGTTGATCGCGGCGATTCAGGCGTGAGCCAGGAGCGCTGTCGCGCGCGTGCCACCAACCTCATCATCGATTATAGTGGCTCGGGCAAGCCATTGGGCTGGCTTCCGGGGCCTCGCCGGAAATTATGCCATTTCGGCGCCAATCCGCGACCCCATGGGGCTGTTCAAAGCGCCGCCCCCGCATTGAAACGTTTTCACGCGGCCAAGACCCATAGGAGACATCCAGCGTCGTCACCGGCTCTGCTCACTCAATTCAAGGCTGGCCAGTGCGACGTCGCTGACGCGAACTGTCCGATGACCGTCTTTGCCCTAAACTGGGCCGCGCATCTTGGTCGAGCAAACAGTCGATAAATGCGCGTAGCGCCGGCTGGGCGTGACGGCGGTTCGAATAGTAGAGAAAAAGACCGGGAACGGTTGGGGACCACCCAGCGAGCAGACGCTTGAGCTGGCCTCGCGCGATCGCTTCGTGAATGCGATCGTCGTCGTGCGCGTAGAGGATGCCCAATCCCTGCAACGCGCCTTCGAATACGACATCCTCATGGTTTGAGATCAATGCGCCCGTCACACTCAACTCAATTTTGTTTCCTTTCTTGTCCAGCTGCCATCGATAGAGATTGCCGCTGCCGGGAAACCGCCAGTTGATGCACACGTGGTTATGCAGCTCCGCCGGTGTCTTCGGCTCGCCGTGCCGAGAGAGATAGTCAGGTGATGCGACGGCAATCATCTCGACGTCGGGCGTCAGGCGCACGGCGATCATATCCTTCTCGAGCCGCTCGCCGACGCGGATGCCGGCGTCGAACCGGCCGGCAACGATATCCGTCAATCCATCGTCGATCACGATATCGAGCACGACATCCGGATGCGCTGCATAGAAACGTCCGAGCCTCGGTGCAATCACCTTTCTGACGGCCATGCCGAGCGCATTGATGCGCAACGTGCCGGCAGTGCGGCCGGTAGCCGTCATGGCCTCGGCGACCGCAGCGTCCAGCTCCAGCATCATAGGTGTGATGCGCTCGTACAACCGAGCCCCGGCCGGCGTGGGCGCCACGCTGCGCGTGGTGCGATTCAAAAGCCGCACCCCAAGACGCGTCTCCAGTTGGCGGATCGTCTGGCTCAACGCTGACGCCGATAGCCCCAAATGACCTGCGGCGTGTGCGAAACTCGCGCGTTCGACGACGGCTGCAAAAGCCCTCAATTCGGCAAAATCGGAACCGCGCATTATGCATCATTTCCTAAATAGGCTGATCCAACTATAGGTCATTATCTTATGGATAGAAATCGTCATCTTGGTCACATCAATCGACCGATGGAGATTTGAGATGAGCGAACGCCTTGATATTCCCGAACCGATCGCCGCGTACTTTGCCGCTGACGGGCGCGACGCGATGGCGGTCACGCGATGCTTCACCAACGATGCCATTGTGAAAGATGAGGGGCATACCTACACCGGCCTCCCGGCCATCACGAAATGGCGGACCGACGTGTCGGCCAAGTATACCTTCACGAGCGAGCTTTTGGCCCTCGATGAGACGGATGGCGTGGTTGTCGTCACCAGCCGGCTGACGGGTAACTTTCCCGGGAGCCCGGTCATTCTGCGACACCGATTCCGCCTCGAGCGCGGCAAGATCGCGGCGCTGGAGATCGCCCCATGAGTTTCGATCTTCAGCTCACGAACCGCCGAGCGCTCGTCACCGGCGGCACCAAGGGCGTTGGTGCCGCGGTGGTCGAGGTGCTGCGCGAGGCCGGCGCGAGAGTCGTCACAACGGCCCGATTGCTCCCAACTCAGCCGGCCGATGGCGTGCGTTACGTTGCGGCCGATCTCTCAACGGCTGATGGTTGCAACGCCGTTGCGACGTGGACCTTACAACAGCTCGGTGGCATCGACATCATCGTCGACGTGCTGGGTGGCTCGAGCGCGCCAAGTGGTGGATTCGCAGCCCTCGTTGACAGTGAATGGCAAAAAGAATTGAACCAGAATCTCTTTGCGGCAGTTCGGCTGGATCGCGCGCTGTTGCCGTCAATGATCGCACAAGGATCAGGCGTAATCATTCACGTCACGTCGATCCAACGCCAGCTTCCACTGCCCGAATCGACCACCGCCTATGCCGCGGCTAAATCCGCGTTGTCCACCTACAGCAAGAGCCTGTCAAAGGAGGTCACGCCGAAGGGTATCCGCGTGGTCCGTGTCTCACCTGGCTGGATCGAAACCGAAGCGGCTGTTGCCCTGGCCGATCGTCTCGCGGCACAGGCCGGCACAGACTATGAAGGCGGGAAGCAAATGATCATGAAAGGTCTTGGCGGTATTCCGCTCGGTCGCCCCGCGAAGCCGAAGGAAGTGGCCGATCTCATCGCGTTTCTGGTTTCGCCGCGCGCCGCATCGATTACGGGGGCTGAATACGTCATCGATGGTGGCACTATCCCAACGGTCTAGCGATGTAGCAATGCGGAGGTCGCGGTCGGTGCTTGGCGCATTGCGGCGACGATCAGATAGTCCTTTATGTTGATTCGGCACCTGGCAGGTCTGCTGTTGTGCAAGGCCCAAGAGGTGAGCCTCATCGATTCTTGGAGAGCTGATTCTCAGAGCTTCAGTAATTCCGGGCCGGAGCCATACTGTCGCGCTCGCCTGCTACCGCTCACCGGAATACACCAGGGCGAGGGGACTGCGCGCGGGCGCCGTGGACATCGATATCATCGTGATCGAAGGCTACGACGGCCCGCAGCCAACGGATTGAGCCCCGCTTTGGCGGCGCGCACCACGCAGCCTGATATTTTGCCTCGTAGGTCGTTCGCACCGCCGAAGGTATCATTCTGTGCCTTTCGGTGTCGTTGACGCCGTGCAGCGGAAGTTTGCTGCCGAACCCCAAACTCGCGCTTTGTGCCCCTAACGGACATTTCGATGGGCATTTGCTTAGTCCCTCGGCGATTGCCAATCTGTTCTTGGACGCGGCGGGGTCCTATCCGTGTTGAACCCCTAGTTAAATTTGAGCGTGGCCTAGCCTTTAGGAACCAATGTTCACTTTGGAACATTTCCTTGCCGCAGCGTTCGCGCGAGGGGGAACCGTGTCCGAGTTGCCTTTGCTCCTCGTCATCGAAGACGAGTATCTTTTGCAGGCCGATATTGAGAAGGTGCTGACCGACGCCGGTTTCGCCACTGATATTGTGTCGTCCGGCGAAGAAGCGCTGACGCTGCTCATGGACGGCGCCAGACGTCCCAGCGCACTAATTACGGACGTGAAGCTCGCGGGTCGCTTGACCGGCTGGGAAGTCGCCAAGCGCATCCGAGAGAAGGACCCCTCTTTCCCGGTCATCTACGTTACCGCCTATGATCGGGACTGGCCCGCATATGGCGTTCCGAATAGCATCGTTATCCCAAAGCCGTTCGCGTCAGCGCAATTGGTGACCGCCATTTCCAATCTTCTCAACGCCGGAACGCCATCGACAACGTGAGGCCGCCTCAAGCGGCGGCCTATCTGTCACGCGATCAAAGTTCACGCAGCCAACGGAGACTGCCATGACCAAACCAAGCATCGTTTTCGCACATGGCCTCTGGGCCGATGGATCATGCTTCAGCAAGCTGATCCCGGCGCTCCAAGCCGAGGGCCATGACGTGATGGCCAGTCAGCACGGCCTCGATTCCCTCGCGACCGACGTCGCCGCCGTGAAGGCATGCCTTGCTCGGGTCCCCAGCCCGGCGATCCTCGTCGGTCATTCCTATGGCGGAACACTGATCACGCACGCAGGGACCGATGCCCGGGTAGCCGCACTCGTCTATATCGCGGCCCTCGCGCCGGAGGCCGACGAAACCTCTCAGAGCCTGCTTGGCAAGTTTCCGACGTCCCCCGTGTTCGACCACCTCGATGTGCCGGAAGGGCGCATCTGGCTCAAACAAAGCGGCGTCAAACACTTCGCGGGAGATCTGTCCGAGGCGGAACAAAAGCTGGTGTATGCGACGCAGGCGGCGCCGGTGGCAGACCTCTTCAACCAAAAGGTCGAGGGCACAGCGTGGAACGCCAAGCCCAGCTGGTATGTCCTCGCCACCCAGGACCAGACGGTTCCCCCGGATCTGCAACGTTTTGTCTCGAAGCGCATGAAGGCGACCACGACCGAAGTCGCGTCTTCGCACGTCCCCATGTTGTCGAAGCCCGATGTGGTGCTCGACGTCATCCGCAAGGCCGCTGGCGCGGTGTCAATGTCCTGACGCCAATCGGAAGCATACCGCAAATCCGCCAGGTCCTGGCGGCGCTCGGCCGCGATGTCGTACGGCGACGTTTGTCCCGCGCGAGGCGAGATGAACCAGAAATAGGCAAGGCAGCCACTCCAGATGGAGAACGAGAACAGCGACCCGGTCACAAGCTCCACGCGAGCCCTCTGCTCGAGCGTGGACGCCAATTGCGCGAACGCTACATGCGCGAGAAAGCCTCCCCAGCGACAAGATCCGAATAGCCTGACCTACCGTACACTCGACATTTCCAGCTTTGAGCCGGATACGGTGGAAGCCGTCAGGCGCATGGCCCAGAATTCACGGGACTGGGCCATGGATCACAAAATTCAACAACGACGTTCGGAATGTTCCCAACTCCTGTATGAGGCGTGTGACATCCTGTTCCCCTCGCGTGAGATCAAGTTTTCGCTTTTTACATTCCGGCACCAGTTCATTGCCAACATGAAGAGCATCATGGATCGAGCGGACGTGATCGCAATGGTTGGAGCTGTCGACATTGATTGCAAGACCGATCACTACGCCAAACGTCGCGCGGCTTGGGACAGGTCCAATATCAGGGACGTACCGGCACCGATCGAGGAGCAAGTCTGGCAGATCAGGAGATACCTGAGTGGGGTTGAGGAGCGGGAGACAGGGTTTAGCGCGCTCGCGAGACACAAAGCGATGAAAAAGTCTAAACTGATCGCCGTCAACCAACCCACCTAGACCACCGGTCGAGCATCTAACAGGATTTCGCTCAGCGGCGGAATTGTCGGCGCTGCTCGAAGGGCTCGATTGGCGGCGGGTCCACGCGGCACGGGAGACGGTCGTCCCGACGCAAGCCGGATAATTGTGCGCCGCGCAGGTCCAGGCCGCGGCCGCAGCGGTCACCGTGCTCGAGCGCCGCCTCGACAAGATGGTAAGCTTTGCCGTGCGAGCCTGCTGGTGCGCGTGAGCTGGGCCTGCACATAGTCGAGGCGGGCGCCTGCCTTGGCGACGGCAGCCTTGAGGGAATCGACCTTTCGCGGCGGACACCGGCATAGACGTTGTTGCGGTTTGCGATGGCGGACGCGAGCGCGGCACGCGCCTAGTCCGCTTGTGCCGTCAATTCCACCGCCGAGAGCCGCGTCACGACGTCGCCGGCCTTCGCAGACGAGCCTTTCTCAATGGCGGCGATAAAGGGAGTCAATCCCGATTGGATGACGCCAAAGATGAAGTGACTGTAGCGGCGCGGGATTGCGAACATGGCCTCCTCAAACTCAAAGCGCGCTCAGTCCACCATCGACGACGAGATCGGCTCCGGCCACGTAGCTGCTTTCGTCAGAAGCCAAGAACAGGGCTGCGGCAGCAATCTCCTCGGGCCGGCCAAGGCGGTTGAGTGGGGTCGCAGCCTTGAAGCTCTCCCTAATCGCGTCCGCGCCTTCTTTCGTTACCGCCTGAGCGTCGATGATGGGC
It encodes the following:
- a CDS encoding LysR family transcriptional regulator, with translation MRGSDFAELRAFAAVVERASFAHAAGHLGLSASALSQTIRQLETRLGVRLLNRTTRSVAPTPAGARLYERITPMMLELDAAVAEAMTATGRTAGTLRINALGMAVRKVIAPRLGRFYAAHPDVVLDIVIDDGLTDIVAGRFDAGIRVGERLEKDMIAVRLTPDVEMIAVASPDYLSRHGEPKTPAELHNHVCINWRFPGSGNLYRWQLDKKGNKIELSVTGALISNHEDVVFEGALQGLGILYAHDDDRIHEAIARGQLKRLLAGWSPTVPGLFLYYSNRRHAQPALRAFIDCLLDQDARPSLGQRRSSDSSRQRRRTGQP
- a CDS encoding nuclear transport factor 2 family protein, whose protein sequence is MSERLDIPEPIAAYFAADGRDAMAVTRCFTNDAIVKDEGHTYTGLPAITKWRTDVSAKYTFTSELLALDETDGVVVVTSRLTGNFPGSPVILRHRFRLERGKIAALEIAP
- a CDS encoding response regulator; amino-acid sequence: MSELPLLLVIEDEYLLQADIEKVLTDAGFATDIVSSGEEALTLLMDGARRPSALITDVKLAGRLTGWEVAKRIREKDPSFPVIYVTAYDRDWPAYGVPNSIVIPKPFASAQLVTAISNLLNAGTPSTT
- a CDS encoding alpha/beta hydrolase; translated protein: MTKPSIVFAHGLWADGSCFSKLIPALQAEGHDVMASQHGLDSLATDVAAVKACLARVPSPAILVGHSYGGTLITHAGTDARVAALVYIAALAPEADETSQSLLGKFPTSPVFDHLDVPEGRIWLKQSGVKHFAGDLSEAEQKLVYATQAAPVADLFNQKVEGTAWNAKPSWYVLATQDQTVPPDLQRFVSKRMKATTTEVASSHVPMLSKPDVVLDVIRKAAGAVSMS
- a CDS encoding SDR family oxidoreductase, whose amino-acid sequence is MSFDLQLTNRRALVTGGTKGVGAAVVEVLREAGARVVTTARLLPTQPADGVRYVAADLSTADGCNAVATWTLQQLGGIDIIVDVLGGSSAPSGGFAALVDSEWQKELNQNLFAAVRLDRALLPSMIAQGSGVIIHVTSIQRQLPLPESTTAYAAAKSALSTYSKSLSKEVTPKGIRVVRVSPGWIETEAAVALADRLAAQAGTDYEGGKQMIMKGLGGIPLGRPAKPKEVADLIAFLVSPRAASITGAEYVIDGGTIPTV
- a CDS encoding DUF1330 domain-containing protein; translation: MPGRSHTVALACYRSPEYTRARGLRAGAVDIDIIVIEGYDGPQPTD